In Deltaproteobacteria bacterium, the sequence CCTTGACTATCCTTACTGCCTGTGCATAATTCTCTATTGTGGCTCTTTGAGTCATGGGGTATCCTCCTTTTGTTTTGGTATTGGCTTACCATGGAGATACCCCTTTCTTGCTTCTGACACAAGAAATAATACATTACCCGCAAAAGGAAGAAAGACTACGCGACCATCATGTAAGGAATGCAGAGTAGAAATAGACGGAAAGCAGTTAAGGCCTGAAGAGAAGAAAAGATTAGCGGCTATAAAACCAAAAGACATATTCACTTGCCCGATATGTCAGAAAACGTCCATAGTAGGTATTACAGCTAATTTCGTAATAGACCATGACCATAAAACAGGTGCTGGAAGGGAATGGATTTGTGATAGTTGCAATACTGGGTTAGGTAGATTCAAAGATGACCACGAGTTGATTCAAAGAGTTATCCATTATCTTAAAAAATATTCTTGAATAAATAGAAACATCCACTGCTGTCTAAAATAATTTAATTTCAAGAAATTCAGTGGGAATATAGGGGAATATAGAAATCATAGGGACAACCACCGGGTTTATGATGCTCTGCTTGCCATAATTGAGAAGAGTGAATACAATGATGATTCAATAATAATGATAAAAAGTCCCAACAAATCACTACACCTGACGCCGAGTACGGCGCAGGTGAGTTAAGTCGTTATCTGCTCTATCTCATGGGAGTGTTCTGGGAATTTTGTATTTTGCACCAGTGACATTTGGCTTTAATGACAAATCTCTTTTACGATATATCTTAATTTTATTCATCATCCCTTCCATAAAAACCCCATATACTGTTTAATCTTGCCTGTAATACTCGCCTTTTTACACCACTCAATCATGGTTTCTCTTTCACCAATGTATTGATAATACGGCACACCGTAACCGCAGCTTGTCTTCACCTTTTCTATGTGCAGGAGTATCAACTGGCGGACATATTGAGAAACCTTACTGCCTAATTTTTCCTTAAGCTCTTTCCCCACCGGGCTATCAAGCGCTATAGCCTCTCCACGGCCATAGAGACGGAGAACCATCGGTGTTTTATCAAAGCTTGTAAACATCATGGTCAGTTTTCCATTCTGCTGAATATGCGCTGCGGTTTCGTTGCCGCTGCCGGGATAATCAGCGTATACAATAGTTTTGTTATCCAAAATCTCAAACGTATCATGGCCTTTAGGAGACAGGTTTACATATTCGCCTTTCAGGTCGTTTGGCGCAGTAGCAACAAAAAATATTTTTTGCGCCTTGATAAAGTTTATGAGTTTTTCGTTTAATTCCAGATATGCCTCAGCCATTATGCCCCCTATTCAATCTGTAATCGTATCTCAAGCATATACAACAGCGGGGAAAAACACAAGCCCTGCCTTATATCTGTTTGCCTTTTTTATGCTCCTGTGGCATATTCTTTTTATATGAACCCTGTTAGACCTGCCTATTTATACAATGGAAGAACCAAAACCCGATTTAGGATTTTATGGGAAAGATATAATTGGCAATTGAAAATCTCTGACGGGGGTGGAGGTCTAACAGGGTGAAGTGTCCGTTTTGCAGCCATATAGAAGACAAAGTTATAGATTCCAGGCTTTCACAGGACGGCGATGTTACACGGCGGCGCAGGGAATGTCTGAAATGCGGTAAACGTTTTACAACCTATGAGAGGGTGGAAGAGGCGCTGCCTCTTGTTATTAAAAAAGACGGGAGGCGGGAGCTTTTTGACAGGACAAAGATATTAAACGGCATCATTAGGGCGTGCGAAAAAAGACCTGTCGGGATTGAGGCCATAGAAAAGGTGGTTGGCAGGATTGAAAAGGGTTTTATAGAGACGGGCGAGAGGGAGATACAAAGCTCTGCTATAGGGACCGCAGTGATGGAGGAGATTAAAACCCTTGACGAGGTGGCCTATGTAAGATTCGCCTCTGTTTACAGGGAGTTCAGGGATATAAATGAATTTATGAAAGAGCTGAAAGGGCTGCTTGAGATAAACAAAAAGAAAAAATGAATCCCAAATCCAAGATTATGCAAACTGCCATTGCCCTTGCCAGAAAAGGCATTGGCAAGACAAGCCCTAATCCGGCGGTAGGCGCCGTCATTGTAAAAAACGGCAGGATTATCGGCAAGGGTTATCACAAAAAAGCAGGCCGCGCCCATGCGGAGATAAATGCCTTAAAACAGGCGGGCATAAAGGCAAAAGGGGCAGAGATGTATGTGACACTCGAGCCGTGCAATCATTTCGGCAGAACCCCGCCATGCGCAGATGCTATAATAAAGGCAGGTATAAAAAAGGTTTTTATAGGAATGAAAGACCCGAACCCATTGGTGGCAGGAACGGGGATAAGGCGGCTCCGGAGCGCAGGAATGGATGTGGAGGTCGATATACTTGAGGATGAGTGCAGAGGTATCAATGAGGCATACATGAAATATATTACTACAAAAACACCATTTGTAACCTTAAAGCTTGCCTCAACTCTTGATGGGAAGATTGCAACCTCTACAGGGGAATCTAAGTGGATTACAGGGGAAATAGCCCGCAGATTTGCACACAGGATGAGAAGAGAAGCGGATGCAGTTATGGTTGGAATCGGAACTGTTTTAAAAGACAATCCTGAACTTACAACCCGCCTTGTCAAAGGCAAAGACCCTATCAGAATAGTTGTTGACAGTAAATTAAGGATACCTGTGAATGCCAAGGTTTTAAATACACAAAGAGGCGGTATAATTATAGCAACGACGAAAGAGAGGGGGCAGGGATCGGGGGGCAGGGGTCGGAAAATAAAAAAAATAGAAGCAAAAGGGGCGGAGATTCTGGCGCTTCCTTCAAAAACAGGAGAGGTGGATTTGAAGACCCTTATGAAGGAGCTTGGAAAGAGAGAGATAACAAACCTTATTATTGAAGGCGGCCCAACCATTGCCGCAGCGAGCCTTAAGGATGGCATTGTTGATAAAATTACAATCTTCTATGCGCCGCGGATTCTCGGAAAAGAAGGCTTGCCAATGATAGAAGGACTTGGTATAAGAAGACTAAAGGATGCTGTCTCTTTAAGCAGGCTTGAATGTAAGAGACTCGGAGAGGATATATTGGTGGAGGGGTATATAGCTCATGGTTCATAGCTCATAGTAAAAACTATCAGCTATCAGCTATCAGCTATCAGCTATGTTTACAGGCATAATACAGACTGTCGGTAAAATAAAAGATATTGAAAGGAAGAGCGGATTTGCCAGAGTAACCATTGAACATAATGGAAACCTCTCCGCTATAAATACAGGAGATAGTGTTGCCGTAGACGGCGCTTGCCTGACTGTTGTAGATTTTTCTCCTTCTGTTTTTAGGGCGGATATATCGGGAGAAACCTTGCGCCTTACAACCCTTGGAAATATCAATGCAGGCGAAAAGGTTAATCTTGAAAAATCCCTTACACCCTCAACGCCGCTTGGCGGGCATTTTGTTACAGGTCATATAGATGGTATCGGTTTTATCAAAAAAAAGACAATATCTGACGAATTTGCGGTGATAGACTTTAATATCCCTGGTGAATTGCAAGGCCAGCTTGCTAAAAAAGGCTCTGTTGCAGTGGATGGCATAAGTCTTACAGTGGTGGATATTTTTGAAAATGGATTCAGGACTGCCGTTATCCCCCACACATTGAGAGATACTACCCTGTCCGGCAAAACAAAAGGGGATAATGTCAATATAGAGACAGATATAATTGCAAAATATGTGCAGAGGTTTTTATTAACATATAATAAACAGGGCATTGACGAGACATTCTTAAAGGGACATGGGTTTATAGAGGGGTAATACTATGCAAGAAGGCGTAAAAGGCAGGCTCAAGGATATGAGCGCGGCAGACATTATACAGACGCTTTACCTGGGGCGCAGGACTGCGGCTGTAAACATAGGCTCGGAGGAAGGGGCAGGCAGGATATTTGTGGAAAATGGCAATATCGTCCATGCCTCGTTCAGAGGGCTTTCAGGCGAAGACGCCTTATATCATCTGCTCTCATGGGAGGACGGAGAATTTGAGATTGAAATGGATGTTAAAACGCAGGAAAAAACAATATCAGCCAATGTTGAACACCTGCTTCTTGAGGGCATGAAAAGGCTTGATGAAGCAAATAAGGGCGGCTTGGATAAAGAAAGGCTGTTTGGCGTCGGAGAAAAAGAATCTATCCATCTGATAAAAAGGCTGATTGAATTGGGCATCCTTAAAAAGAGGGAAGGATAATCTTGGACAGGGTAAAACACATAGCAATAATAGGGGCAAACAGGGAAGGCTTAAGTCTTCTGCCAACCCTTCTGCAGGACAAGACCCTCAATATAGAGATGATTGCAGACAATAATAAAAATGCCCTTCTTTTTAAACTTGATGAGCTTGGCTACAGGCTTGACATACGCACCACATCCAACCTTGAAGATATAAAAGTCCTTGAGAATCTGGACATTATCATCAATGCATCTGAGGATGCCGGTCTCCAGGAATTTCTCCAGCAGGCTGAATTCCGCAATGTTGAAAAACTCAGCCCCCTGAGCGCAAAGCTCATCTTGGGCATGAAGGATAAAAAGCTGCTGCTTAAGGAGCAAGGGATTGAGAGCCATGCCGCGCTTCTCTCCTCACTCAGGGAGGTTGTTGACGCCATAAGGCTTACAAGCGACAGGAAGGAGGTTCTCTCATTAATCTTAAGACTTGCCATAGAATCCACAAATGCGGGAAAAGGTTCCCTCATGCTCCTGGACAAGGACAGCAAATATCTTAAGGTGGAAATAGCAGAGGGGATGGAAGAAGAGATTATCAGGAAGGTGAAACTTCCCCTCGGTATAGGGATTGCCGGAAAGGTTGCACAGGACGGCAAACCCCTCCTCATATCCGGAAAGGCGTCTGAAATAGAATTCCAGCGGGTAAAAGAGCGCAGCGATGTCAAAAGCGCGCTGTGCGTCCCTTTAATAATGAACGGCACAGTAATAGGCGTCATAAATGTGAACAGCACCGAGTCAATACATACCTTTACTCAGGACGACCTTGCATTTCTCACAAGGCTTGCCGGCCTTGCAACCGAGGTTATCCTTCGCTCAAAAGAATATGAGGAGATGAGATGGAATACCATCAAATTCAGCCTCTGGAAAGAAATAAACATGCTGCTCGGGATGAGCAAATCGCTGGAAAAAAGGCTGAACAGTGTATGCGACAAATTGTCGAAATTCATAGAAGACCTCGGCTGTTCAATATATGTATTTAATGAGGACACACAGATGCTTCACCTTAAGGCATCGAGCCTCGTGGATATGAAAGCGGTTGGCTCATTTGCCATAAACAAAGGCGAAGGCATAGATGGATGGGTGGCAAACACCGGCAAAGGTGTAATACTCGCCGACAAGGAAAGCCAAGGAGATGAGATTAAGAAGATATATTTCTCCCTCCCCATGATGGCGGAAGACAAGGTGGCGGGTGTCATCAGCGGGCAACTGGTTTCATCAAAAGGGCTTCTGCCATATCAGGAGTCATTCTTAAAAGAGATCAGCGTACCCATTGCTGAAACAATAAACAGCCACCAGAAACAGGAAAGGCAGTTTTTAAAATCAAACAAGATGATAGCAGTGGATGAAACAGGGCTGGAAATAATCTCCATCACAGACTCTGAGAAACTGCCAAACATAATTGCCACAGCCGCGGCAGCCATTATCGGGGCAGACGGCTCAACACTAAGGATAAGGCATAATGGAACAACAAAATACCAGCTTCGCGCCGCCCGCGGCCTTGATGATGAAAAAATACGGGCCTCGTTCCTGCCGGCAGAAAAGGATATACTCCATGAGGTAATTAAGACCAGAAAGGCCGTTATAAAGGATTTTTCAAAAGAGACAAGTCCCCTTGTGGTCTCGCTTTTATCTTATCCACTTAAGAGAGAGGGAAAGGTAACCGGGGTTCTCACATTGTTTAATAAGATTGCGCCGGGAACGTTCTACCCTGAACACTTCACTAAAACAGATATGGAAATACTTGGCAGATTTATGGTTTATGTAGAAAAGGCGCTGTTGAATATAATGCTGCAGGAAGAAGGAAAAAACAGGGCGCAGGATATGCTGGATGGAATTATGATTGGAAAAGAATTTTTAGAAAGGCGTGCAGAAGAAGAGATTAGCAGGGCAAAAAGGTTTGGGAAGAGGTTTATGCTTATGATTATACATATACCAAACTTAAACACATATAACCAGGAGCAGGAAAAAGGGAAAAAACTGATTGCCGCAATCCTCGATGTTTTAAAGGAAAAGGTGAGAAACTTTGATGTCGTGGCAAAGTTGGATAACGAAAGGCTTGCAGTCCTGTTTTTAGAGTCTGACGAAGGGGCTATACGGTTAGTCAGCAAGCTATGCAATGCTGTAGAGGATGGAAAACTTTTTGATAAAAGTCTTTTCAAAGAAGAAATCGGAATCCGATACGGATACGCAATATTTCCTGATGACGGCGAAACAGTTGAGGCGCTTCTCAAAAAAGCCGGCCCAAGGGTGGAAATAAAGGTTACAGGAGATGCGGACAAATGGATATAGATTATGATAATTAAAGTAAGATTTTTCTCAATGCTGAAAGGGAAGGTGGGTAAAGAAGAGGCAAGCCTGTCTATCCCGGAAAACACCTCTGCTTATCAGTTAAAAAATATACTAAAAAATGAATTTCCTGCAATAGCGGAATTTATTGATAAAAATATTATGATTTCTGTCAATCAGGAATTTGCCGATAAAAACACCATTATAAAAGACGGCGATGAGGTGGCGCTATTGCCGCCATTCTCAGGCGGATAAGATAATATGGATTTGATAAGGATACAAAAAGAAGATTTTCAGGTAAGCGCGGAAGTGGAGCGGGTCAAAGCTGCGTCTAAAAGCATAGGCGGCATCGTTGTATTTGTTGGCACGGCACGAGATATATCAAAAGGTACGGAGATAGTAAAACTTGATTTTGAACATTATCCAGTCATGGCGGAAAAAAAACTGAAAGAGATTAGAGATACGGCGCTGAAAAATTTCAACATAATTGAGATGGGAATAGTCCATAGAATCGGACATATAAACATCGGGGAAAATATTGTTTTAATCGTAGCGGCGGCGCAGCATAGAAATGATGCATTTATGGCATGTGAGTGGGCAATAACAGAACTCAAGAGGATTACCCCTATATGGAAAAAAGAGACGACAAAAAAAGGGGAGATCTGGGTGGAGGAACATCCATGATTACCGTCGGCATATTAACAATGAGCGATAAGGGTTCTCGCGGGGAGCGGGAAGACTTAAGCGGCAAGGAAATAGAGAAAATGATTAAAGACCTTCCTGCGAAGGTAATGGCATACGAAATAATCCCTGACGAGGCTGATATTATAAAGAAAAAAATTATAGAATTTGTGGATAAAAAGAAAGTAGATTTAATACTTACCACAGGCGGCACAGGCGTAAGCCCAAGGGATGTTACGCCAGAGGCAACAAAGGCTGTCATAGACAGAGAACTCCCCGGCATGGCAGAGGCAATGAGAATGGAAAGCCTTAAAAAAACCCAAAATGCAATGATATCAAGGGCTGTCTGCGGAATCCGCAAACAAACCCTTATCATAAACCTTCCCGGAAGCCCAAAGGCCGTAAGGGAAAATCTTGCAGTAGTCCTGCCTGCAATAAATCATGCTGTGGAGAAGATAAAGGGAAGTCAGGAGGAGTGCGGAAAGACTTAAGCGGCCTTTAGATGTTTAACCTTTATCTTCTTTCGACTCTGTTTTACCCTCCATAGATCATACTGCATCTGCTGTGCAAGCCAGCTCTCCGGCGTAGTATCAAAGGCAATGGAAAGCCTTACTGCCATTTCAGGGCTTACGCCGGTATGCCCGTTAAGCAGTTCAGAAAAAGCCTTGCGGCTTACACCAATGGCATTTGCCGCTTCTGTTATGGTAATACCTAACGGCTCTATACAAAGCTTCTTTATAACCTCTCCCGGGTGCGGCGGATTGTGCATCATAGTTTTACCTCCTGTTTAGTGATAGTCCAGATAATCAATATCAATGACATCAT encodes:
- a CDS encoding endonuclease VII domain-containing protein, yielding MLYCGSLSHGVSSFCFGIGLPWRYPFLASDTRNNTLPAKGRKTTRPSCKECRVEIDGKQLRPEEKKRLAAIKPKDIFTCPICQKTSIVGITANFVIDHDHKTGAGREWICDSCNTGLGRFKDDHELIQRVIHYLKKYS
- a CDS encoding pyridoxamine 5'-phosphate oxidase family protein — translated: MAEAYLELNEKLINFIKAQKIFFVATAPNDLKGEYVNLSPKGHDTFEILDNKTIVYADYPGSGNETAAHIQQNGKLTMMFTSFDKTPMVLRLYGRGEAIALDSPVGKELKEKLGSKVSQYVRQLILLHIEKVKTSCGYGVPYYQYIGERETMIEWCKKASITGKIKQYMGFLWKG
- the nrdR gene encoding transcriptional regulator NrdR; the encoded protein is MKCPFCSHIEDKVIDSRLSQDGDVTRRRRECLKCGKRFTTYERVEEALPLVIKKDGRRELFDRTKILNGIIRACEKRPVGIEAIEKVVGRIEKGFIETGEREIQSSAIGTAVMEEIKTLDEVAYVRFASVYREFRDINEFMKELKGLLEINKKKK
- the ribD gene encoding bifunctional diaminohydroxyphosphoribosylaminopyrimidine deaminase/5-amino-6-(5-phosphoribosylamino)uracil reductase RibD; the protein is MNPKSKIMQTAIALARKGIGKTSPNPAVGAVIVKNGRIIGKGYHKKAGRAHAEINALKQAGIKAKGAEMYVTLEPCNHFGRTPPCADAIIKAGIKKVFIGMKDPNPLVAGTGIRRLRSAGMDVEVDILEDECRGINEAYMKYITTKTPFVTLKLASTLDGKIATSTGESKWITGEIARRFAHRMRREADAVMVGIGTVLKDNPELTTRLVKGKDPIRIVVDSKLRIPVNAKVLNTQRGGIIIATTKERGQGSGGRGRKIKKIEAKGAEILALPSKTGEVDLKTLMKELGKREITNLIIEGGPTIAAASLKDGIVDKITIFYAPRILGKEGLPMIEGLGIRRLKDAVSLSRLECKRLGEDILVEGYIAHGS
- a CDS encoding riboflavin synthase translates to MFTGIIQTVGKIKDIERKSGFARVTIEHNGNLSAINTGDSVAVDGACLTVVDFSPSVFRADISGETLRLTTLGNINAGEKVNLEKSLTPSTPLGGHFVTGHIDGIGFIKKKTISDEFAVIDFNIPGELQGQLAKKGSVAVDGISLTVVDIFENGFRTAVIPHTLRDTTLSGKTKGDNVNIETDIIAKYVQRFLLTYNKQGIDETFLKGHGFIEG
- a CDS encoding DUF4388 domain-containing protein is translated as MQEGVKGRLKDMSAADIIQTLYLGRRTAAVNIGSEEGAGRIFVENGNIVHASFRGLSGEDALYHLLSWEDGEFEIEMDVKTQEKTISANVEHLLLEGMKRLDEANKGGLDKERLFGVGEKESIHLIKRLIELGILKKREG
- a CDS encoding GAF domain-containing protein; this translates as MDRVKHIAIIGANREGLSLLPTLLQDKTLNIEMIADNNKNALLFKLDELGYRLDIRTTSNLEDIKVLENLDIIINASEDAGLQEFLQQAEFRNVEKLSPLSAKLILGMKDKKLLLKEQGIESHAALLSSLREVVDAIRLTSDRKEVLSLILRLAIESTNAGKGSLMLLDKDSKYLKVEIAEGMEEEIIRKVKLPLGIGIAGKVAQDGKPLLISGKASEIEFQRVKERSDVKSALCVPLIMNGTVIGVINVNSTESIHTFTQDDLAFLTRLAGLATEVILRSKEYEEMRWNTIKFSLWKEINMLLGMSKSLEKRLNSVCDKLSKFIEDLGCSIYVFNEDTQMLHLKASSLVDMKAVGSFAINKGEGIDGWVANTGKGVILADKESQGDEIKKIYFSLPMMAEDKVAGVISGQLVSSKGLLPYQESFLKEISVPIAETINSHQKQERQFLKSNKMIAVDETGLEIISITDSEKLPNIIATAAAAIIGADGSTLRIRHNGTTKYQLRAARGLDDEKIRASFLPAEKDILHEVIKTRKAVIKDFSKETSPLVVSLLSYPLKREGKVTGVLTLFNKIAPGTFYPEHFTKTDMEILGRFMVYVEKALLNIMLQEEGKNRAQDMLDGIMIGKEFLERRAEEEISRAKRFGKRFMLMIIHIPNLNTYNQEQEKGKKLIAAILDVLKEKVRNFDVVAKLDNERLAVLFLESDEGAIRLVSKLCNAVEDGKLFDKSLFKEEIGIRYGYAIFPDDGETVEALLKKAGPRVEIKVTGDADKWI
- the moaD gene encoding molybdopterin converting factor subunit 1, whose product is MIIKVRFFSMLKGKVGKEEASLSIPENTSAYQLKNILKNEFPAIAEFIDKNIMISVNQEFADKNTIIKDGDEVALLPPFSGG
- a CDS encoding molybdenum cofactor biosynthesis protein MoaE, producing the protein MDLIRIQKEDFQVSAEVERVKAASKSIGGIVVFVGTARDISKGTEIVKLDFEHYPVMAEKKLKEIRDTALKNFNIIEMGIVHRIGHINIGENIVLIVAAAQHRNDAFMACEWAITELKRITPIWKKETTKKGEIWVEEHP
- the mog gene encoding molybdopterin adenylyltransferase, whose translation is MITVGILTMSDKGSRGEREDLSGKEIEKMIKDLPAKVMAYEIIPDEADIIKKKIIEFVDKKKVDLILTTGGTGVSPRDVTPEATKAVIDRELPGMAEAMRMESLKKTQNAMISRAVCGIRKQTLIINLPGSPKAVRENLAVVLPAINHAVEKIKGSQEECGKT
- a CDS encoding HigA family addiction module antitoxin, giving the protein MMHNPPHPGEVIKKLCIEPLGITITEAANAIGVSRKAFSELLNGHTGVSPEMAVRLSIAFDTTPESWLAQQMQYDLWRVKQSRKKIKVKHLKAA